Proteins encoded within one genomic window of Naumovozyma dairenensis CBS 421 chromosome 6, complete genome:
- the TDA3 gene encoding Tda3p (similar to Saccharomyces cerevisiae YHR009C; ancestral locus Anc_5.592) encodes MSEEIKYLSRPSLKSEGKQKIIIIGAGIIGVCTAYYLTKHPNFNPEKYHIIILESREVAAGASGKAGGLLASWAFPNMIVPLSFQLHQELSDLYNGETNWDYRRLTTVSLEADVQDENIKFQEQRLNLLTREKELKNNFLRDSNSLSSILSSNDDIGRNNNNGNNNGEGRHRHRRHRHLKEGILEHGDSDDGDDSDDEFEEDSDEDSEDEDEDEKLYFNAANSMSGVISQSSVNVNKNKKYMKDNNHQYNANDDNMHNTLSARDRLSNSGSSINSILNPATTASTTTMSTTSITAPTAQDQYDIALPRDLDWIRRELVDNCSSLGNRDSTAQVHPYKFTRFILQRAMESDCIDLILGKVVDVKIDDSRNKATGIRYQPIKKMHEDASSDNIVDKENIVDIDGDGATKIIITTGPWTSELIKSCPISGLRAHSIIIKPNYPKNNGNPTQVSPYAIFTELKINNNEYFSPEIYARRDEVYVCGEGDTLVKIPDSTKAVAYNEDKCEELYHYVSKISTPLSDGHIIKQQACYLPVLNVATSSGPLIGETNVNNLYIASGHSCWGINNAPATERIMSEIILEGESKSADISLLNPKLYFDASAK; translated from the coding sequence ATGAgtgaagaaataaaataccTATCACGTCCATCCTTAAAATCTGAAGGTAAACAAAAGATAATCATAATAGGAGCAGGTATAATTGGTGTCTGTACAGCATATTATTTAACGAAACATCCGAATTTCAACcctgaaaaatatcatattataatattagaaTCGAGAGAAGTAGCCGCTGGCGCATCAGGTAAAGCTGGTGGATTATTAGCATCATGGGCGTTCCCTAATATGATTGTACCATTAAGTTTCCAACTACATCAAGAATTAAGTGATTTATACAATGGGGAGACGAATTGGGATTATAGAAGGTTGACTACTGTTTCATTGGAGGCGGATGTTCAAGACGAGAATATTAAGTTCCAAGAACaaagattgaatttattgactCGAGagaaagaattgaaaaataatttcttaagGGATTCTAATAGTTTATCATCTATTTTATCctcaaatgatgatatcggtcgtaataataataatggtaataataatggtgaaGGTCGTCATCGCCATCGCCGTCATCGTCATTTAAAGGAAGGAATATTAGAACATGGTGATTctgatgatggtgatgattctgatgatgaattcgAAGAAGACTCTGATGAAGActctgaagatgaagatgaagatgaaaaacTTTATTTCAATGCAGCCAATTCCATGTCAGGTGTGATTTCTCAATCATCCGtaaatgtaaataaaaacaagaaatatatgaagGATAACAATCATCAGTATAACGCAAATGACGACAATATGCATAACACTCTAAGTGCGAGAGATCGATTGTCTAATTCTGGTTCTAGTATAAACTCCATATTGAATCCAGCCACTACCGCATCCACTACCACAATGTCTACTACATCTATAACAGCACCTACAGCACAAGATCAATATGATATTGCATTACCTCGTGATTTAGATTGGATTAGAAGAGAACTTGTCGATAATTGTTCCTCATTAGGGAACAGAGATTCCACGGCACAAGTTCATCCATATAAGTTTACTAGGTTTATATTACAAAGAGCAATGGAAAGTGATTGTATTGATTTGATATTAGGTAAAGTAGTTGATGTTAAGATTGATGACTCAAGAAATAAAGCGACAGGTATTCGATATCAACCGATTAAAAAGATGCATGAAGACGCATCTAGCGATAATATTGTGGATAAGGAGAATATTGTTGATATAGACGGAGATGGTGCCaccaaaattatcattacaaCGGGACCATGGACTTcagaattaataaaatcatgCCCGATATCAGGGTTAAGGGCACATTCTATTATAATTAAACCTAATTATCCAAAGAATAATGGTAATCCTACACAGGTATCACCATATGCTATTTTCACAGAATtaaaaatcaataataatgaatatttttcaccTGAAATATATGCAAGAAGAGATGAAGTTTACGTATGTGGAGAAGGTGACACGCTAGTGAAAATTCCAGATTCCACTAAAGCGGTTGCATATAACGAAGATAAATGTGAAGAATTATACCATTATGTTTCTAAGATTTCTACACCTCTATCAGATGGGCATATTATAAAGCAACAAGCGTGCTATTTACCTGTATTGAATGTTGCTACTAGTTCAGGTCCATTGATTGGGGAAACGAATGTGAATAATCTATATATTGCCAGTGGCCATTCATGTTGGGGGATTAATAACGCGCCTGCTACGGAGAGGATTATGAGTGAAATTATCTTGGAAGGTGAATCTAAATCTGCAgatatatcattattaaatccaaaattatattttgatgCTAGTGCAAAGTAA
- the ARD1 gene encoding peptide alpha-N-acetyltransferase complex A subunit ARD1 (similar to Saccharomyces cerevisiae ARD1 (YHR013C); ancestral locus Anc_5.600): MNDDPDQSKEAPNGHITSLSVMRTYRRMGIAEKLMRQALFALREVYKAEFVSLHVRKSNRAALHLYRDTLEFEVLSIESSYYQDGEDAYAMKKVLDLKELQISNFSHRSYNANEKVEDDLESDLLEDIIKKGIDDIVV, encoded by the coding sequence ATGAATGATGATCCTGATCAATCCAAGGAGGCACCAAATGGTCATATTACCTCTTTGAGTGTTATGAGAACGTATAGAAGAATGGGGATTGCTGAGAAATTAATGAGACAAGCTCTTTTCGCATTAAGAGAAGTTTATAAAGCtgaatttgtttctttacATGTGAGAAAATCAAATAGGGCTGCGTTGCATTTATATAGAGATACTTTGGAATTTGAAGTGTTAAGTATTGAAAGTAGTTACTATCAAGATGGTGAAGATGCTTATGCCATGAAGAAGGTTTtagatttgaaagaattacaaatttcaaatttctctCATCGATCATATAATGCTAATGAAAAAGTCGAAGATGACTTAGAAAGTGACCTATTAGAAGATATTATCAAGAAGGGGattgatgatattgtcGTATAG
- the VPS29 gene encoding retromer subunit VPS29 (similar to Saccharomyces cerevisiae VPS29 (YHR012W); ancestral locus Anc_5.599): protein MLLLTLSDAHIPDRSIDLPAKFKKLLSVPDKISQVILLGNCTRSSEFLNFVNQISPNVTIIRGEFDTAFPPIMASSKRANEKVRKDEIPINTIIRQGDFKIGCCSGYTIVPKNDPLSLLTLARQLDVDIMLWGGTHNVEAYTLEGKFFVNPGSCTGAFNTDWPVMGDLSDIDVSEKVDSKREEVMAVDKHALSKNDEKQEVGKAATDRTSEANNSDGVGKVLDDTEGNATNDKNNTKEEEPEITERDIDLSEFDINGSNVPSFCLLDIQGSVCTLYIYIFVNGDVKVDKVVYKKE from the exons ATGCTACTTCTCACATTAAGTGACGCTCATATTCCAGATCGTTCGATT GATTTACCTGCTAAATTTAAAAAGCTACTTAGTGTTCCAGACAAAATCTCACAAGTAATCCTATTGGGCAATTGTACCAGATCATCAGAATTTTTGAACTTTGTCAATCAAATATCACCAAACGTCACCATAATTAGAGGTGAATTTGATACGGCGTTCCCGCCAATTATGGCATCATCCAAACGAGCCAATGAAAAAGTACGTAAGGATGAAATACCAATAAATACCATTATTAGACAAGGTGATTTTAAGATTGGCTGTTGTAGTGGGTATACTATCGTTCCGAAGAATGATCccttatcattattaacGTTAGCTCGTCAATTGGATGTGGATATAATGTTATGGGGTGGTACTCATAATGTGGAAGCATACACTTTGGAGGGGAAGTTTTTTGTTAATCCTGGAAGTTGTACTGGAGCATTTAATACCGATTGGCCTGTAATGGGAGATTTGAGTGATATTGATGTTTCCGAGAAAGTGGACTCtaaaagagaagaagtGATGGCCGTAGATAAGCATGCATTATctaaaaatgatgaaaaacAGGAAGTTGGCAAGGCAGCTACCGACAGAACCTCGGAAGCTAATAACTCTGACGGTGTTGGAAAGGTTTTAGATGATACCGAAGGTAATGCTAccaatgataaaaataacacaaaagaagaagagcCTGAGATTACCGAACGAGATATTGACTTGTCTGAATTCGATATTAATGGTTCGAATGTTCCAAGTTTTTGCCTACTTGATATACAAGGGTCTGTATGcacattatatatttacatcTTTGTTAATGGAGATGTGAAAGTGGATAAGGTGGTTTATAAGAAGGAATAG
- the DIA4 gene encoding putative serine--tRNA ligase DIA4 (similar to Saccharomyces cerevisiae DIA4 (YHR011W); ancestral locus Anc_5.598), producing the protein MLSRRAFSSTTVYCLLKRPQFDINATISRIEEYEHSIKGRQLNNSIEVLSALKLLPTQHDEFKKLTSEMAKIQTERKKIESLIKTNKADISSNQTILKSLKSKFQTMNESITSLNSSMNETCSSLPNLLHGSCPLTEPRIVQWINPKETYAPNPQLSHVEIMTRKKMIDLKKASQVTGTSWYYLLNSGAELEMALVKYAIDIAKKRGFSLVIPPSVTRLDIINSCGFRPRDMNNENQIYKIGDDIGSNDRKGLIATAGISLAGLGYDEVINLDETQGIKKSYGVSRSYRAEAGARGKDTKGLYRVHEFTKVELFCWCKPELSEQLLKSLKNLQIEIITELGLSAKVLNMPANDLGNPAFMKYYIEAWMPGRGSFGEISSTSNCTDFQSRRLNTKYRDVHDGKLHFAYTLNGTAMAVPRIMLALVENFYDPTTDKIHIPTCLRPYMNDIESI; encoded by the coding sequence ATGTTATCACGAAGGGCATTCTCGAGCACAACCGTATATTGTCTGTTAAAGCGACCACAATTCGATATAAACGCAACGATATCTCGAATAGAAGAATATGAACATTCAATAAAGGGAAGACAATTAAACAATTCCATTGAGGTATTATCAGCGTTAAAACTACTACCAACTCAGCATgatgaattcaaaaaaCTAACTTCTGAAATGGCAAAGATTCAAACtgaaaggaagaaaatagaATCACtaattaaaacaaataaagCAGACATATCCTCGAATCAAACAATACtgaaatctttaaaatctAAATTTCAAACCATGAACGAATCGATAACTTCCTTGAATTCATCTATGAATGAAACATGCTCATCATTGCCGAATCTTTTGCACGGATCTTGTCCCTTGACAGAACCTAGAATTGTCCAATGGATTAATCCCAAGGAAACATATGCACCAAACCCACAATTATCACATGTTGAAATAATgacaagaaagaaaatgatagaTTTGAAGAAGGCATCGCAAGTTACAGGAACATCCtggtattatttattgaacTCTGGTGCAGAATTAGAAATGGCATTAGTTAAATATGCAATTGATATTGCGAAGAAACGTGGATTCAGTTTAGTTATACCGCCTAGTGTTACTAGGTTGGATATCATCAATTCTTGTGGGTTTAGACCAAGGGATATGAATAATGAgaatcaaatatataaaatagGTGATGACATTGGATCTAATGACAGGAAAGGATTAATTGCCACTGCTGGAATCTCCCTAGCAGGTTTAGGTTATGATGAAGTTATAAATTTAGATGAAACACAAGGTATTAAAAAGTCGTACGGAGTGAGTCGAAGTTATAGAGCAGAAGCAGGTGCAAGAGGGAAAGATACAAAGGGATTGTATAGAGTTCATGAATTCACTAAAGTGGAACTATTCTGTTGGTGTAAACCAGAGTTAAGCGAACAACtattgaaatcattaaaaaaCTTACAAATTGAGATTATCACAGAATTGGGATTGTCCGCAAAAGTTCTAAATATGCCAGCAAACGATCTTGGAAACCCAGCATTCATGAAGTACTATATTGAAGCATGGATGCCCGGTAGAGGTTCCTTTGGTGAAATCAGTAGTACCTCTAATTGTACTGATTTTCAAAGTAGGAGATTAAATACCAAGTATAGGGACGTACATGATGGTAAGTTGCATTTTGCATATACGTTAAATGGTACAGCTATGGCAGTTCCAAGAATAATGCTGGCTCTTGTGGAAAATTTCTATGATCCTACAACAGACAAGATACATATTCCAACATGTCTCAGACCATATatgaatgatattgaatctATTTAA
- the RPL27A gene encoding 60S ribosomal protein eL27 (similar to Saccharomyces cerevisiae RPL27B (YDR471W) and RPL27A (YHR010W); ancestral locus Anc_5.597) — protein sequence MAKFLKAGKVAVVVRGRYAGKKVVIVKPHDEGSKSHPFGHALVAGIERYPLKVTKKHGAKKVAKRTKIKPFIKVVNYNHLLPTRYTLDVESFKSVVSTETFEEPSQREEAKKVIKKAFEERHQAGKNQWFFSKLRF from the exons atggCTAAGTTCTTGAAAGCTGGTAAAGTTG CTGTCGTTGTCCGTGGTCGTTACGCTGGTAAGAAGGTCGTTATCGTCAAGCCACATGATGAAGGTTCCAAATCCCACCCATTTGGTCACGCTTTAGTCGCTGGTATTGAAAGATACCCATTAAAGGTTACCAAGAAGCACGGTGCTAAAAAGGTTGCCAAGAGAACAAAGATCAAGCCATTCATCAAGGTCGTCAACTACAACCATTTACTACCAACTAGATATACTCTAGATGTtgaatctttcaaatctgTCGTCTCTACTGAAACTTTCGAAGAACCATCTCAACGTGAAGAAGCTAAGAAAGTTATCAAGAAGGCTTTCGAAGAAAGACATCAAGCTGGTAAGAACCAATGGTTCTTCTCTAAATTGAGATTCTAA
- the SOD2 gene encoding superoxide dismutase SOD2 (similar to Saccharomyces cerevisiae SOD2 (YHR008C); ancestral locus Anc_5.590), whose translation MFQRTIKPTTALLSRTTSRVSGATLMAKRTKVTLPDLDWDFGDLEPHISGQINEIHYTKHHQTYVNGYNAAVEQFEDLKPKLDTNPVEISQKLIALQQNIKFHGGGFTNHCLFWKNLAPEKNGGGEPPMESSALAKQIKEQYGSLDNLIKVTNEKLAGVQGSGWAFIVKNVSNGGKLDVVQTYNQDTVTGVLKPIVAIDAWEHAYYLQYQNQKADYFKAIWNVINWKEAARRFDKA comes from the coding sequence ATGTTTCAAAGAACGATTAAACCAACTACAGCATTACTGAGCCGTACAACATCTAGAGTATCAGGTGCCACTTTAATGGCTAAGAGAACTAAAGTGACGCTACCAGATTTAGATTGGGATTTTGGTGATTTAGAACCTCACATTAGTGGTCAAATCAATGAGATACATTATACTAAGCATCATCAAACGTACGTTAATGGGTATAATGCCGCAGTGGAacaatttgaagatttgaaacCTAAATTGGATACTAATCCTGTGGAGATTAGTCAAAAATTGATTGCTTTGCAACAAAATATTAAGTTCCATGGGGGTGGGTTTACTAACCATTGTTTGTTTTGGAAGAATTTGGCTCCAGAGAAAAATGGAGGTGGTGAACCACCAATGGAATCAAGTGCTTTGGCTAAACAGATCAAGGAACAATATGGATCTTTGGATAACTTGATTAAAGTAACTAACGAGAAATTAGCTGGAGTACAAGGGTCAGGTTGGGCTTTCATTGTTAAGAATGTTAGCAATGGTGGTAAATTGGATGTAGTTCAAACATACAATCAAGATACAGTTACTGGTGTTTTGAAACCAATAGTAGCCATTGATGCCTGGGAACATGCTTATTACTTGcaatatcaaaatcaaaaggCAGACTATTTCAAAGCAATTTGGAATGTTATCAATTGGAAAGAAGCTGCTAGAAGATTTGACAAGGCCTGA